In one Bacteroidota bacterium genomic region, the following are encoded:
- a CDS encoding tetratricopeptide repeat protein, translating to MNFFKVSLILLIINCINLKINASVNIEVNVDSLEAKVSSETDTLKKIEIFNSYSKKYVNSSTEQSIKSAKSALILAKQLKNKKHIAESYKNIGGGLYFLRETDKAIIYTDSALTVFLAIKDSAGVAKVLNNLGIFHELNSDYKNALLYYLESFQYKNKADNKSGYAKTNLNIGGLYLRFLKIDEALFHLNEALFLYKDINNKHGILKAYNNIGAAYIELGNFIEAEKFINQSLLVSKEVKNDEGIAFALGNLGKIYLEGGNEEVAMSFCLEAQKLKDELKLKDANTLYNIGELYFRKNEYSNSLKYFRKALDIATQTESRSELVDIYFGLQKVYAAQKQFENSNFYLKSYNEEYEKLKEEIHSYALTELQEKFASEKRDREISDLYKKNKWSKMELQSKQQEVKFQKILLYAAILLLIIIIGFSFWVYILYRKNQKGLRLLENQHSKVTQSKIELQNINLNLSESEERLAKIVENIPVMINAMGHDGQFKLWNKYCEKKTGHSKSEILNNPKALTILYPDENYLNFVLSVSESKKYKYKDYKTEVRCKDGSKKVISWSNISTETPIKEWREWACGIDISDSTKANIYVRDENESLLNFLPDIIFVLNKAGTYIDVKSNNEDLLLIPATEIIGQNISDMGFKIKQIQDIQNAINLAIETNEVQTIEYFFNSDIGIRYFEARIIKRNDSEVVSFVRDITSQHATNQDKNQKIDSLNRILETVPEPIVFCDLDGKITYSNAAISRLFGFAELEEFRKENLFNLILSK from the coding sequence ATGAACTTTTTTAAAGTAAGTTTAATCCTTTTAATTATCAACTGTATCAACCTAAAAATTAATGCTTCAGTAAATATAGAAGTAAATGTTGATAGTTTAGAAGCTAAAGTTTCGAGCGAAACTGACACTTTAAAAAAAATTGAAATTTTTAATTCTTACTCTAAAAAATATGTTAATTCCTCGACAGAGCAATCAATAAAATCTGCAAAATCTGCCTTAATTCTTGCAAAACAGCTAAAAAACAAAAAGCATATTGCAGAATCGTATAAAAATATAGGAGGCGGATTATATTTTCTAAGAGAAACAGACAAAGCTATCATTTATACTGATTCGGCCTTAACAGTTTTTCTTGCAATTAAGGATTCTGCTGGAGTTGCAAAGGTTTTAAACAATCTTGGCATTTTTCACGAATTAAACTCCGATTACAAAAATGCTCTCCTCTATTATTTAGAATCTTTTCAATATAAAAATAAAGCGGATAACAAAAGCGGATATGCAAAAACTAACTTAAATATAGGAGGATTATATTTGAGGTTTTTAAAAATCGACGAAGCACTTTTCCATCTAAATGAGGCACTTTTTCTATATAAGGATATTAACAATAAACATGGAATTTTAAAGGCTTACAATAATATTGGAGCAGCCTATATTGAGCTTGGAAATTTTATTGAGGCAGAAAAATTCATCAATCAATCGCTATTAGTTTCTAAAGAAGTTAAAAATGATGAAGGAATAGCTTTTGCTTTAGGAAATTTAGGAAAAATATATCTTGAAGGCGGAAATGAGGAAGTGGCTATGTCGTTTTGTTTGGAAGCTCAAAAACTAAAAGATGAGTTAAAACTAAAAGATGCAAACACTCTTTATAATATTGGCGAATTGTATTTCAGGAAAAATGAATATTCGAATTCGTTAAAATATTTTAGAAAAGCATTAGATATTGCAACCCAAACAGAATCAAGGAGCGAATTAGTTGACATATATTTTGGTTTACAAAAAGTATATGCAGCACAAAAGCAATTCGAAAATTCAAATTTTTATCTAAAAAGTTATAATGAAGAATATGAAAAACTTAAAGAAGAAATTCATTCCTACGCATTAACCGAATTGCAAGAAAAGTTTGCTTCCGAAAAAAGAGATAGAGAAATTTCTGATCTCTACAAAAAAAACAAATGGAGCAAAATGGAACTCCAGAGCAAACAGCAAGAAGTCAAATTTCAGAAAATTCTGCTATATGCTGCAATACTTTTACTAATAATAATTATTGGATTTTCGTTCTGGGTATATATTTTATATAGAAAAAATCAAAAAGGACTTCGGCTACTTGAAAATCAACATAGTAAGGTTACTCAATCAAAAATTGAGTTGCAAAATATTAACCTGAATCTTAGCGAAAGCGAAGAACGACTTGCAAAAATTGTGGAGAATATCCCTGTGATGATTAATGCAATGGGACACGACGGGCAATTTAAACTCTGGAATAAATATTGCGAAAAAAAAACCGGACATTCGAAAAGCGAAATTTTAAATAATCCAAAAGCATTGACGATTTTATATCCAGATGAAAACTATTTAAATTTCGTTCTTTCAGTTTCAGAATCAAAAAAATACAAATATAAAGACTACAAAACAGAAGTTCGTTGCAAAGACGGTAGTAAAAAAGTCATCTCATGGTCTAATATTTCAACCGAAACTCCAATAAAAGAGTGGCGAGAATGGGCATGTGGTATAGATATTTCAGATTCAACTAAAGCCAATATATATGTTAGAGACGAAAACGAATCTCTTTTGAATTTTTTGCCCGACATTATTTTTGTTCTAAACAAAGCTGGCACATATATCGATGTAAAGTCTAACAATGAAGATTTGCTCCTAATTCCTGCAACGGAAATTATTGGGCAAAACATTTCAGACATGGGATTTAAAATCAAACAGATACAAGATATACAAAACGCAATCAATTTAGCCATTGAGACAAACGAAGTTCAAACCATTGAATACTTTTTTAATTCAGATATTGGTATTAGATATTTTGAAGCACGAATTATTAAACGTAACGATAGTGAAGTTGTATCTTTTGTTAGAGACATCACCAGCCAGCATGCGACAAATCAGGATAAAAATCAAAAAATTGATTCCTTAAACAGAATATTAGAAACAGTTCCGGAACCTATAGTTTTTTGCGACCTCGATGGAAAAATTACTTATTCAAATGCAGCAATCTCAAGGCTATTCGGGTTTGCAGAATTAGAAGAATTTAGGAAGGAAAATTTATTTAACCTGATTTTATCGAAATAG
- the folB gene encoding dihydroneopterin aldolase has translation MMGLIQLEGMEFYAYHGHYEEERNIGSRFLLDLYIETDTDVAAKSDSIDDALDYHKIYKLIQKEMEEKSHLLENIANRILDALYNNFDKIENAELKVSKIHPPIGGQVDAVSVTISR, from the coding sequence ATTATGGGACTAATACAACTTGAAGGAATGGAGTTTTATGCCTATCATGGTCATTATGAAGAAGAAAGAAACATAGGCAGCAGATTTTTGCTTGATCTTTATATCGAAACCGATACAGATGTTGCAGCAAAATCCGATAGTATTGACGATGCTTTAGATTATCATAAAATCTATAAGCTGATACAGAAAGAAATGGAGGAAAAATCGCACTTGCTTGAGAATATTGCCAATCGAATTTTAGATGCTTTGTACAACAATTTCGACAAAATTGAAAATGCCGAACTCAAGGTTTCAAAAATTCATCCACCTATTGGCGGGCAGGTTGATGCGGTGAGTGTAACTATTTCGAGGTAG
- a CDS encoding glutamine--tRNA ligase/YqeY domain fusion protein yields MSETKSLNFIQNIIEEDLSNNKNQSRVHTRFPPEPNGYLHIGHAKSICLNFGLAKQYNGLCNLRFDDTNPVKEDIEYVDSIKEDVEWLGFKWHDVAYYASDYFQKFYDWAIELIKKDLAYVCELSAEEISQKRGTPTVPGKESPYRNRPVEESLDLFERMRKGEFEDGKMLLRAKIGMTSPNMHMRDPAIFRIRHAEHHRTGNDWCIYPMYDFAHGLSDYVEGITHSVCTLEFEVHRPLYDWFLDQLITGTYRPRQIEFARLNLSYTIMSKRKLLELVEQNYVNGWDDPRLPTISGLRRRGYTAESIRNFAEKVGVAKRDNIIDLALLEHSIREDLNKKAMRVMGVLNPVKVIIDNYPEGKSEELTAINNPEDESMGTRKINFSKTLYIEKDDFMENAPRKFFRLSPGKEVRLRYAYFIKCTDVVKNENGEIIEIHCTYDPESKGGKSPDGRKVKGTLHWVSADHALDAEIRLYDRLFVKENPDVTEEGKDYKSNINEKSLKIIKSKTEKFLENSKVGESFQFERQGYFCVDLDSTKKKLVFNKTVGLRDSWAKQNKK; encoded by the coding sequence ATGTCAGAAACAAAATCGCTGAATTTTATTCAAAATATTATTGAAGAAGATTTATCAAACAATAAAAATCAATCTAGAGTTCACACAAGATTTCCACCCGAACCGAATGGATATCTTCATATTGGTCATGCCAAATCAATTTGTTTGAATTTTGGTTTGGCAAAACAATACAATGGATTGTGTAACCTGCGTTTCGATGATACAAATCCAGTAAAAGAAGATATAGAATATGTAGATTCTATTAAAGAAGATGTTGAATGGTTAGGTTTCAAATGGCATGATGTTGCATATTACGCATCTGACTATTTTCAGAAATTTTATGATTGGGCAATAGAACTTATCAAAAAAGATTTGGCTTATGTTTGCGAATTGTCGGCCGAAGAAATTAGCCAGAAAAGAGGCACTCCAACAGTTCCGGGAAAAGAAAGCCCATACAGAAATCGTCCTGTTGAAGAAAGTTTAGACCTATTCGAAAGAATGCGAAAAGGTGAATTTGAAGATGGAAAAATGTTGCTTCGTGCAAAAATTGGGATGACTTCGCCAAATATGCACATGCGCGATCCCGCAATTTTTCGAATTCGCCATGCAGAACATCATCGCACCGGTAACGATTGGTGCATTTATCCAATGTACGATTTTGCACATGGTTTGTCAGACTATGTTGAAGGAATTACTCATTCGGTTTGCACGCTCGAATTTGAGGTTCATCGTCCGCTATACGACTGGTTTTTAGACCAATTAATTACTGGAACTTATCGCCCACGACAAATTGAATTTGCCAGATTAAATTTGAGTTATACAATCATGAGCAAAAGAAAATTGCTTGAGCTGGTCGAACAAAATTATGTGAATGGATGGGACGATCCGCGTTTGCCCACAATTTCCGGACTACGACGAAGAGGATATACGGCTGAATCAATCAGGAATTTTGCCGAAAAAGTTGGTGTTGCCAAACGCGACAATATTATTGATTTGGCACTTCTCGAACATAGCATCAGAGAAGATCTCAACAAAAAAGCAATGCGGGTTATGGGCGTTCTCAATCCTGTAAAAGTGATTATCGATAATTATCCTGAAGGAAAATCGGAAGAGCTCACCGCCATAAACAATCCTGAGGATGAAAGCATGGGAACTCGAAAAATTAATTTTTCAAAAACCTTGTATATCGAAAAAGATGATTTTATGGAAAATGCACCAAGAAAATTTTTCCGACTTTCGCCGGGCAAAGAAGTTCGATTAAGATATGCGTATTTCATAAAATGTACTGATGTTGTGAAAAACGAAAATGGCGAAATCATTGAAATTCACTGCACCTACGACCCTGAGTCGAAAGGCGGAAAATCGCCCGACGGTAGAAAAGTGAAAGGAACATTGCATTGGGTTTCGGCAGATCATGCTTTAGATGCAGAAATTAGACTCTACGATAGACTTTTTGTAAAAGAAAATCCTGATGTAACGGAAGAAGGGAAGGATTACAAATCTAATATTAATGAAAAATCATTAAAAATTATAAAATCGAAAACTGAAAAATTTCTGGAAAACTCAAAAGTAGGAGAAAGTTTTCAATTCGAGCGACAAGGATATTTTTGTGTAGATCTCGATTCAACAAAGAAGAAATTGGTTTTTAATAAAACTGTTGGATTGCGAGATTCCTGGGCTAAGCAGAATAAAAAATGA
- the nhaD gene encoding sodium:proton antiporter NhaD, with protein MFILMVVIFVMGYTMIALEHPLKIDKAASALLTGTILWALYALYHAGILDLGMSPAWEMAKEMAHNVLDFVKPAVQDGHFDRAWGTTVENGHDMIHFVKHDLEHHLIEISEILFFLLGAMTIVETVDQHQGFKLITDKITTTSKVKLLWILSILTFFMSAALDNLTTTIVLVALLRKLIDDKKTRWFFASMVVLAANAGGAWSPIGDVTTIMLWIGGQITAVNIIIYVIVPSLVTMIVPLLIVTFTVKGTITRPQLENGETREFTTAFERRLLLIMGVCALLFVPVFKTVTHLPPYLGMLFGLGVIWLTTEIMHRNKPLEDKRKLTVIGILRKVDVPTIFFFLGILTAVAALQSAGHLAILAGYLDDVFHNIYIINIFIGVLSAIVDNVPLVAGAMGMYPVVDAGTVGFMADFVVDGKFWQFLAYCAGTGGSILIIGSAAGVAAMGLEKIDFIWYMKKISLLALIGYLAGAGVYYLQMTLLQ; from the coding sequence ATGTTTATACTAATGGTAGTAATTTTTGTGATGGGGTACACTATGATTGCTCTTGAACATCCTTTGAAGATTGATAAAGCTGCATCGGCTTTATTGACAGGTACAATCCTTTGGGCTTTATATGCTTTATATCATGCAGGTATCTTAGATTTGGGTATGAGTCCGGCATGGGAAATGGCTAAAGAAATGGCTCATAATGTTTTAGATTTTGTAAAACCAGCAGTTCAAGATGGGCATTTTGATCGTGCATGGGGAACTACAGTTGAAAATGGACATGATATGATCCATTTCGTAAAACACGATTTGGAACATCACCTTATCGAAATTTCAGAAATTCTATTTTTCCTTCTCGGAGCAATGACGATTGTTGAAACTGTTGATCAGCATCAAGGTTTTAAACTTATTACTGATAAAATCACTACCACAAGTAAAGTTAAGTTGCTTTGGATTTTAAGCATTCTAACTTTTTTCATGTCGGCAGCATTAGATAATTTAACTACTACTATTGTATTAGTAGCTCTTTTACGAAAACTTATTGACGACAAAAAAACTCGTTGGTTCTTTGCCAGTATGGTTGTTCTGGCAGCAAACGCAGGTGGAGCTTGGTCTCCAATTGGCGATGTTACAACAATTATGCTCTGGATTGGCGGACAGATTACTGCTGTAAACATAATTATATATGTTATTGTCCCAAGTTTGGTAACTATGATTGTTCCTTTATTAATAGTAACTTTTACAGTGAAAGGGACAATAACTCGTCCACAATTGGAAAATGGGGAAACACGAGAATTTACCACAGCTTTCGAAAGAAGATTACTTTTAATTATGGGAGTTTGTGCACTCCTTTTTGTTCCGGTTTTTAAAACAGTTACACATTTACCACCATATTTGGGAATGTTATTTGGCTTAGGAGTAATTTGGCTTACTACAGAAATAATGCACCGTAACAAACCATTAGAAGACAAAAGAAAGCTAACCGTAATTGGTATATTGAGAAAAGTTGATGTTCCAACCATCTTTTTCTTCCTTGGAATTTTAACAGCAGTTGCAGCCCTACAATCTGCAGGACATCTTGCAATTTTGGCAGGCTATTTAGACGATGTATTTCATAACATTTATATTATAAATATATTTATTGGTGTGCTTTCTGCAATAGTAGATAATGTGCCACTTGTTGCAGGAGCTATGGGAATGTATCCTGTAGTTGACGCGGGTACTGTAGGATTTATGGCAGATTTTGTTGTTGATGGGAAATTCTGGCAATTCTTAGCCTATTGTGCCGGAACAGGAGGAAGTATTTTAATCATTGGATCTGCTGCTGGTGTTGCTGCTATGGGACTAGAAAAAATAGATTTCATATGGTATATGAAAAAAATAAGTCTTCTAGCTTTGATAGGATATCTTGCTGGTGCAGGAGTTTATTATTTGCAAATGACGCTGCTTCAATAA
- a CDS encoding ABC transporter permease: MIDIDKWQEIIGTLSRNKLRTFLTIFGVFWGIFMLIVMMGAGNGLFNAVTGDWGNSATNSFFMWTNNTSIPYKGFPKGRYYNFTNEDTDALIDNIPEIKYIAPRIDGWSGRGGNNVVRGLKTGAFYIKGDYPDINKIQPSEITQGRFVNNLDIEQKRKVAVIGTRVREVLFENEEDPLGEYIRIQGVYFQVVGVFLPNTTFGNKEESTQTIFIPFTTCQKTYNYGNIVGYYAITAEDNIPASVLEEKVISMVKQRHTIAPEDERAVGHWNMEKEFNRMKGLFTGINILIWIVGSGTLIAGVIGISNIMLIIVKERTKEIGIRRAIGAKPRNIIFQIINEAIFMTTIAGNIGIVVGVGVVELVNYLLISSGTESDTFKNPEVDFSLALTALIILIVFGTLAGLIPAKKAVSIKPIEAIRDE, from the coding sequence ATAATAGACATAGACAAATGGCAAGAAATAATTGGAACTTTAAGTCGTAACAAACTTAGAACCTTCCTCACCATATTTGGAGTTTTTTGGGGAATTTTCATGCTAATTGTTATGATGGGAGCCGGCAATGGACTTTTTAACGCTGTTACAGGAGATTGGGGAAATTCTGCTACAAACAGTTTTTTTATGTGGACAAATAATACAAGCATCCCATACAAAGGATTTCCTAAAGGCAGATACTATAATTTCACAAATGAAGACACAGATGCCTTAATAGATAATATTCCTGAAATTAAATACATCGCTCCCCGAATTGATGGTTGGAGTGGACGTGGAGGAAATAATGTTGTTCGAGGATTAAAAACAGGAGCTTTTTACATAAAAGGAGATTATCCTGATATTAATAAAATTCAACCTTCTGAAATTACACAAGGGCGATTTGTGAATAATTTGGATATAGAACAAAAAAGAAAGGTAGCAGTTATTGGTACAAGAGTTCGGGAAGTGTTATTCGAAAACGAGGAAGACCCACTTGGAGAATATATTCGAATTCAAGGAGTATATTTTCAAGTTGTGGGTGTTTTTTTACCAAATACTACTTTTGGAAATAAGGAAGAATCTACTCAAACTATTTTTATACCTTTTACAACTTGCCAAAAAACATACAATTATGGCAATATTGTTGGCTATTATGCAATTACAGCAGAAGATAATATTCCGGCATCTGTTCTCGAAGAAAAAGTAATTTCGATGGTTAAGCAAAGACACACCATTGCACCCGAAGACGAACGAGCAGTTGGTCATTGGAATATGGAAAAGGAATTTAATCGCATGAAAGGTTTGTTTACCGGAATCAATATTTTAATTTGGATTGTTGGTTCAGGGACTTTAATCGCAGGTGTAATAGGCATAAGCAATATTATGTTAATAATTGTAAAAGAACGAACAAAAGAAATTGGAATTAGAAGAGCGATAGGAGCAAAACCTCGAAATATTATTTTTCAAATAATAAACGAAGCAATATTTATGACAACTATAGCCGGTAATATTGGAATAGTTGTAGGGGTTGGTGTTGTCGAACTTGTCAACTATCTGTTAATTTCGAGCGGTACAGAAAGCGATACGTTTAAAAATCCTGAAGTTGATTTTAGTCTTGCTTTAACAGCATTGATTATTTTAATTGTTTTTGGAACTTTAGCAGGGCTTATTCCTGCAAAAAAAGCTGTGAGTATAAAACCAATTGAAGCAATTAGAGATGAATAA
- a CDS encoding ABC transporter permease: MFDLDKWQEIYNTIKKNKIRTFLTAFSVIWGIFMLIILLGSGKGLENGVRDQFKGDASNRIWIGGGETSLPYKGLKPGRHIIFRDDDYKKVNEEFGEENKISARFNLWNNNTISYKNENGSFQIACIHPNYGYVEALIIDEGRFLNEIDVTEYRKVAALGKNVKDALFKEVNPIGKYINVNNVPFKVVGVFTDEGGERDMNRIYIPISTAQRVYNKGNWIGALNVVTNSDVERSNEILEGIKKGMSVRHKFDVNDSRALHYWNGLEDFVKFMNLMNGIRIFIWIIGIMTIIAGIVGVSNIMLVVVKERTKEIGIRKALGAKPRSIIGLIMFESVLITSFAGYIGLILGIGLLELIAPYFTTSDFFFMNPEVDMKVAIYATLLLIFSGAIAGYIPAKKAASVKPVEALKDE; this comes from the coding sequence ATGTTTGATTTAGATAAATGGCAAGAAATATATAACACTATAAAAAAGAATAAGATACGAACTTTTCTTACGGCTTTTAGTGTAATATGGGGCATTTTCATGCTTATAATTTTACTTGGCTCGGGCAAAGGACTTGAAAACGGGGTGCGAGACCAATTCAAGGGCGATGCCTCCAATAGAATTTGGATTGGTGGTGGAGAAACGAGCCTTCCTTACAAAGGTCTGAAACCTGGACGACATATTATTTTTCGAGACGACGATTATAAAAAAGTAAACGAAGAATTTGGCGAAGAAAATAAAATTTCGGCAAGGTTCAATCTTTGGAATAATAATACTATTTCTTATAAAAACGAAAATGGTTCGTTCCAAATTGCCTGCATTCATCCAAATTATGGATATGTTGAAGCCCTAATAATTGATGAAGGACGATTCCTAAACGAAATTGATGTAACCGAGTATAGAAAAGTTGCTGCCCTCGGAAAAAATGTAAAAGATGCACTTTTTAAGGAAGTAAATCCTATTGGAAAATACATTAATGTAAATAATGTGCCGTTCAAAGTTGTGGGTGTTTTCACTGATGAAGGAGGCGAAAGAGATATGAACAGAATTTATATTCCAATTTCTACAGCACAACGAGTATATAACAAAGGAAACTGGATAGGAGCTTTAAATGTAGTAACAAATTCTGATGTAGAACGAAGCAACGAAATTCTTGAAGGAATAAAAAAAGGAATGTCTGTCAGGCACAAATTTGATGTGAACGACAGCCGGGCACTTCACTATTGGAATGGCTTAGAAGATTTTGTTAAATTTATGAATCTGATGAATGGAATCAGAATATTCATTTGGATTATTGGAATAATGACAATAATTGCCGGAATAGTTGGCGTGAGTAACATTATGCTGGTTGTGGTAAAAGAACGAACCAAAGAAATTGGCATTAGAAAAGCCCTCGGTGCGAAACCAAGATCGATAATCGGACTTATAATGTTTGAATCGGTGCTAATAACTTCCTTTGCCGGATATATCGGTTTAATTCTTGGAATAGGTCTGCTTGAGCTAATTGCACCATATTTTACAACCTCCGATTTCTTTTTTATGAATCCGGAGGTTGATATGAAAGTGGCTATTTATGCTACATTGCTGCTCATTTTTTCAGGAGCAATTGCAGGATATATCCCAGCAAAAAAAGCTGCTAGCGTAAAACCTGTTGAAGCATTAAAAGACGAATAA
- a CDS encoding ABC transporter permease codes for MDIYQIDNSNLALGYILLVIPVFFLWYFQTGLVKDTLISAIRMTIQLLLVGVYLEYIFEINSWWINFLWVVVMVFIASYTITKRSGLTIKVFILPILFSISISLLIIDTYFFGLVIRLDNFFDARYFIPITGMLLGNCLRTNIIALNSFYLSLKKDETLYRFFIANGATRNEAIKYFMRDSLQKAFNPTIATMSVIGLISLPGMMTGQILGGSSPNVAIKYQIMLMLTIFVSAMISVILSILLSNLFIFNKFDNLKYRIIDTKGL; via the coding sequence ATGGACATTTACCAAATAGATAATTCCAATCTCGCACTTGGCTATATTTTGCTTGTGATACCCGTATTTTTCCTCTGGTATTTTCAAACCGGATTGGTAAAAGATACCTTGATTTCTGCAATTAGAATGACGATTCAATTATTGCTGGTTGGGGTTTATCTTGAATATATTTTTGAAATAAATTCGTGGTGGATAAACTTTTTGTGGGTGGTAGTAATGGTTTTTATTGCTAGCTACACTATAACTAAACGAAGTGGTTTGACTATAAAAGTCTTTATTCTTCCAATTTTATTTAGCATTTCGATTAGTTTGTTGATTATTGATACTTATTTTTTTGGGCTTGTAATTCGCTTAGATAATTTTTTCGATGCACGATATTTTATCCCAATTACCGGAATGCTGTTGGGTAATTGCTTGCGAACTAATATTATAGCTTTAAATTCTTTTTACCTAAGCTTAAAAAAAGACGAAACTTTATATCGTTTTTTTATAGCCAACGGAGCTACCCGAAACGAAGCTATAAAATATTTTATGCGAGATTCTTTACAAAAAGCATTTAATCCTACTATTGCAACAATGTCGGTAATAGGTCTGATATCCTTGCCTGGAATGATGACAGGACAAATTCTTGGTGGAAGTAGCCCAAATGTCGCAATCAAGTATCAAATTATGCTTATGCTCACTATTTTTGTTTCGGCTATGATTAGCGTAATCTTATCAATTCTATTATCTAATCTGTTTATTTTCAATAAATTCGATAATTTGAAATATAGAATAATTGATACTAAGGGTTTGTAA
- a CDS encoding response regulator — MKKTYQSVILGKEFTLIRKDNNKFHAELSIGVLRGKNSKPEGYIVIIRDESEKATLLNQLEKDKTKAQESDRIKTKFLSDLSFEIRSSINSLIGFVNLLYNNKTSESDGKTYIENIQNSSNILSRIVNDIIDFSKLETGNFHIVLTKINVQQLLHELFDNIKDSPFTIENPRIDFRLKIDKNIGNLAILSDNLRLKQVLTNLIENAFRNTDSGFIEIAAEIIQNKSIQFSVKDSGFGIPKEKQANIFQKDFDTEVLQSRSSKSTKLGLIISKSISESLGGEIFLESEPGKGSSFMVSLPISREKSEILKKEITQYNLESDEVFDWENRKILIAEDIDSNFFYFEAILKRTKAKILRAKNGREAIEIVKTNPEISLILMDIQMPELNGYKATSIIKNLRDDIIVIAQTAHGFAHEKQKILNSGFDNFIAKPVNANELLKMISSYY; from the coding sequence TTGAAAAAAACATACCAATCTGTAATTCTCGGCAAAGAATTTACATTAATCAGAAAAGACAATAATAAGTTTCATGCCGAATTATCAATAGGCGTTTTGCGAGGAAAAAACTCAAAGCCAGAAGGTTATATTGTAATAATAAGAGATGAATCTGAAAAAGCTACCCTTTTAAATCAATTAGAGAAAGACAAAACCAAAGCACAAGAATCCGATAGAATAAAAACAAAATTTTTGTCAGATCTTTCATTTGAAATCAGAAGTTCGATAAATTCGCTAATAGGTTTTGTAAATTTACTTTACAATAATAAAACATCTGAATCTGATGGTAAAACTTATATTGAAAATATTCAAAATAGTTCAAATATACTGTCACGAATTGTGAATGACATTATTGATTTTTCTAAATTGGAAACTGGGAACTTTCACATTGTTCTTACTAAAATAAATGTTCAACAATTGTTACACGAATTGTTCGATAACATTAAAGATTCTCCCTTTACAATAGAAAATCCGAGAATTGATTTCAGACTGAAAATTGATAAAAACATTGGAAATTTAGCAATTCTTTCTGACAATTTGCGATTGAAGCAAGTCTTAACCAACCTAATAGAAAATGCCTTTAGAAACACCGATTCAGGATTTATTGAAATTGCAGCTGAAATTATTCAAAATAAATCAATCCAATTTTCTGTAAAAGATTCCGGTTTTGGAATTCCAAAAGAGAAGCAAGCAAATATTTTTCAAAAAGATTTTGACACTGAAGTTTTGCAATCGCGAAGTAGTAAAAGCACAAAATTAGGATTGATAATATCGAAATCGATATCCGAAAGTTTAGGGGGTGAAATATTTTTAGAGTCGGAGCCCGGCAAAGGCTCAAGTTTTATGGTAAGCCTCCCTATTAGCAGAGAGAAGAGCGAAATACTTAAAAAAGAAATTACACAATACAATTTAGAAAGTGATGAGGTATTTGATTGGGAAAATCGAAAAATACTCATTGCAGAAGATATCGACTCTAATTTCTTTTATTTTGAAGCTATTTTGAAACGTACTAAAGCAAAAATTCTTAGAGCAAAGAATGGAAGAGAAGCTATAGAAATTGTCAAAACTAATCCAGAAATTAGCCTTATTTTAATGGACATTCAAATGCCTGAACTCAACGGCTATAAAGCCACTTCAATAATAAAAAACCTAAGAGACGATATTATTGTTATTGCTCAGACAGCCCATGGTTTTGCCCACGAAAAGCAAAAGATTTTAAATTCAGGATTCGATAACTTCATTGCAAAACCGGTGAATGCAAATGAACTTTTGAAAATGATAAGTTCATATTACTAA